In Deinococcus sonorensis KR-87, a single window of DNA contains:
- a CDS encoding DMT family transporter, producing MLSKPSFLLLTLALTTLGGSLLPVQFATNSALAQALGSVTLAGAVSYGVGSAALFALLRLQRHAPAWANAGQAPRWAWLGGVVGSAYVVGSMVLTRALGAPLATTLVITAQLLTAILLDHHGALGLPRRRINRARLLAITLALMALAVRWWGTT from the coding sequence ATGCTGTCAAAACCGTCGTTCCTGTTGCTCACCCTGGCCCTGACCACGCTCGGGGGCAGCCTCCTTCCCGTCCAGTTCGCGACGAACAGTGCCCTCGCGCAGGCGTTGGGTTCGGTCACCCTGGCCGGCGCAGTGTCCTACGGGGTGGGCAGCGCTGCTCTGTTCGCACTGCTGCGCCTGCAGCGGCACGCCCCAGCCTGGGCGAACGCAGGCCAGGCGCCCCGCTGGGCTTGGCTCGGCGGCGTGGTGGGGAGCGCCTACGTGGTGGGCAGCATGGTGCTGACCCGCGCGCTTGGCGCGCCACTGGCCACCACCCTGGTGATCACCGCGCAGCTGCTGACCGCCATTCTGCTCGATCACCACGGCGCGCTCGGGCTGCCCAGGCGGCGGATCAACAGGGCCCGGCTGCTCGCCATCACGCTGGCCCTGATGGCCCTGGCCGTTCGGTGGTGGGGAACGACATGA
- a CDS encoding DMT family transporter, producing the protein MSVLLMLGTLGAGLGLSAGLAFNLRLANALGTPLAATLVNFLVGAALLVSLWVVGLDGARPTAWPAPWMLMGGLLGAAYVTLSLMGAARLGVAVSTVAVTLGQMLGAMVIGSTGWFQQPAGRPALTAVISAALLVAAVVVVSRDRQTAAAGSADTARNQSGPQHDPHRSEAR; encoded by the coding sequence ATGAGTGTGCTGTTGATGCTCGGCACGCTGGGCGCCGGCCTGGGCTTGTCTGCCGGCCTGGCCTTCAACCTGAGGCTGGCGAACGCGTTGGGAACCCCGCTCGCCGCCACCCTGGTGAACTTTCTGGTGGGCGCCGCGCTGCTCGTCTCCCTCTGGGTTGTGGGCCTTGACGGTGCTCGCCCGACGGCCTGGCCCGCTCCGTGGATGCTCATGGGTGGGCTGCTCGGCGCCGCCTACGTCACCCTGAGTCTGATGGGCGCAGCCCGCCTGGGGGTCGCGGTCAGCACTGTCGCAGTCACGCTCGGGCAGATGCTGGGCGCGATGGTCATCGGGAGCACCGGATGGTTTCAGCAACCGGCCGGCCGTCCGGCCCTGACGGCAGTGATCAGCGCCGCGTTGCTTGTGGCGGCCGTGGTCGTGGTGTCACGCGACCGACAGACCGCAGCCGCTGGATCAGCCGACACGGCACGGAACCAGAGTGGCCCCCAGCACGACCCGCACCGTTCCGAGGCGAGGTAG
- a CDS encoding BTAD domain-containing putative transcriptional regulator: MPTPPLWQLHLLGQPRLISPAGEPRRCDRKPLAVLTYLAVEGSTSRSRLAGLLWPDTLESTARNNLVQLLRRMKRTYGDDLVTAGDTLELSPLVQVMLPEWFRGSGTPQGEVTPQPGELLEGVDFDDMPDLADWLLSQREHIGAAQTAWLNQMAAALEEREEWSEAIRVAQTLLQLNPLSEDHYRLLMRLQYLHHDRSAALLTFQRCQQVLMRELGVEPMPVTTLLAEEIERGAVDVRAAPVKVQLPLSVRRPPTLIGRTDPWLAMERGWNQGQFIILSGAPGVGKSRLMHDFVATKGKVLRVEAKPGDMLVPYSTTARNLLTILAAHPEFRLKPWQRRALAPLLPDLLEDGDLDVPNVAPLSAVIQEIFQMGTQDVQAIVYEDMQYADPASIEAGLVLISSAFPLGQGSGVPMMLCTVRSDELNASTQDVFRQMTLNGLATQIALCPLAEADIFALLDELEVPLTQETRRRLAQFAGGNPLYLLETVRNMIENGTAAEHAPERFPVTDKVSRIIDRRLERLSRGALITARAASVLQSDFNLELISDVLGAQLFDVAGHWEELYAAQLVMGDSFAHDLVYETILMGISDPVRRLLHRGAARALTRAGAPKARIAAHWHNSGLLREAAPLYVEAAREAMLLSRMQEADHFYQLAIEMYEQLDDPAQAAAVRVARAALSAPAANG, translated from the coding sequence ATGCCAACCCCGCCGCTGTGGCAACTGCATCTGCTTGGGCAACCTCGCCTGATTTCGCCGGCAGGTGAACCCAGACGATGCGACCGGAAGCCGCTGGCGGTGCTGACCTATCTGGCGGTCGAGGGGTCCACGTCACGGTCCCGCCTCGCTGGCCTGCTGTGGCCCGACACCCTCGAGAGCACCGCCCGCAACAACCTGGTCCAGTTGCTCCGGCGCATGAAGCGGACGTACGGAGACGACCTTGTGACCGCGGGCGACACGCTGGAACTGAGCCCGCTGGTCCAGGTGATGTTGCCCGAATGGTTTCGCGGGTCCGGCACCCCGCAGGGCGAGGTGACGCCGCAGCCCGGCGAGCTGCTGGAAGGCGTTGATTTTGACGACATGCCGGATCTGGCCGACTGGCTGCTGAGTCAACGTGAACACATCGGTGCCGCCCAGACCGCCTGGCTTAACCAGATGGCCGCCGCCCTGGAAGAACGTGAAGAGTGGTCGGAGGCGATCAGGGTCGCGCAGACCCTGCTGCAACTGAATCCACTCTCCGAGGACCACTACCGCCTGCTGATGCGCCTGCAGTACCTCCACCATGACCGTTCGGCGGCCCTGCTCACCTTTCAGCGCTGTCAGCAAGTCCTGATGCGGGAGCTCGGGGTGGAGCCGATGCCCGTGACGACCCTCCTCGCCGAGGAAATCGAGCGGGGGGCCGTGGATGTGCGCGCCGCGCCGGTCAAAGTCCAGCTGCCCCTCTCGGTGCGGCGTCCACCGACCCTGATTGGCCGGACCGATCCGTGGCTGGCGATGGAGCGGGGCTGGAATCAGGGCCAGTTCATCATCCTGTCCGGCGCGCCAGGGGTCGGCAAATCCCGTCTGATGCATGACTTTGTGGCGACCAAGGGCAAGGTGCTGCGCGTCGAAGCCAAGCCGGGCGACATGCTGGTGCCGTATTCCACCACCGCCCGGAATCTCCTCACCATCCTGGCGGCCCACCCCGAATTCCGGTTGAAACCGTGGCAGCGACGTGCCCTGGCCCCCCTGCTGCCGGACCTGCTGGAAGACGGCGACCTGGACGTCCCGAACGTCGCGCCGTTGAGTGCGGTCATTCAGGAGATCTTCCAGATGGGCACCCAGGACGTGCAGGCGATTGTCTATGAAGACATGCAGTATGCCGACCCGGCCTCCATCGAGGCGGGTCTAGTGCTGATTTCCAGCGCGTTCCCGTTGGGACAGGGCAGCGGCGTTCCGATGATGCTGTGCACCGTCCGCAGTGACGAGCTGAACGCCAGCACCCAGGACGTCTTCCGGCAGATGACGCTGAACGGCCTGGCCACACAGATCGCGCTCTGTCCGTTGGCTGAAGCGGACATTTTCGCCCTGCTGGATGAACTCGAGGTGCCGCTGACGCAGGAGACGCGGCGTCGGCTGGCGCAATTCGCTGGCGGCAATCCCCTGTACCTGCTCGAAACCGTCCGCAACATGATTGAAAACGGGACCGCGGCCGAACATGCACCAGAGCGCTTTCCCGTGACGGACAAGGTCTCGCGCATCATCGACCGCCGGCTCGAACGACTGTCCAGAGGGGCGTTGATCACCGCCCGGGCGGCAAGTGTGCTGCAAAGTGATTTCAATCTCGAACTGATCTCAGACGTCCTCGGGGCGCAGCTGTTTGATGTGGCCGGGCATTGGGAGGAACTGTACGCGGCCCAGCTCGTGATGGGCGACAGTTTTGCCCACGACCTGGTCTACGAGACCATCCTGATGGGCATTTCGGATCCTGTCCGGCGCCTGTTGCACCGGGGAGCCGCACGCGCGCTGACCCGGGCTGGCGCTCCAAAGGCGCGCATTGCCGCGCACTGGCACAACAGTGGGTTGCTCCGGGAGGCTGCGCCCCTCTACGTCGAGGCGGCCCGGGAGGCGATGCTGCTGTCACGCATGCAGGAGGCGGACCACTTCTATCAACTGGCGATCGAGATGTACGAACAACTCGACGATCCTGCGCAGGCGGCGGCCGTGCGTGTCGCCCGCGCTGCCCTGAGCGCGCCGGCGGCGAACGGCTGA